From Blastocatellia bacterium, one genomic window encodes:
- a CDS encoding DUF2252 family protein — MNIKEATQSYETWAAQYAALIREDLDYKHQQMCASPFAFLRATFYRWAQALPEAGPELMAAPEVLAVGDLHIENFGTWRDAEGRLIWGVNDFDEASALPYTNDLLRLAVSASLAISASNLDIDHKDACAAILEGYREGLDKGGRPFVLAERHKALRELAFGQQRDPAQYWQKLEGLPAVSESPPAAVEEAIRATLPEAGLAYRVVRRVAGLGSLGRPRYVALADWRGGCVAREVKALIPSAAAWGQVGSYRSEVLYQTILDAAVRCPDPTAQVRESWLVRRLAPDCIKIELSDLAKSRDMWRLLEVMGKETANIHMGTEGAGSLINQDLRARPENWLHKAAKKLAEITNQDWEEWRKVS; from the coding sequence ATGAATATTAAAGAGGCCACTCAGAGTTATGAAACCTGGGCTGCGCAATACGCCGCCCTCATCCGAGAGGACCTGGATTACAAGCATCAGCAGATGTGCGCCTCGCCTTTCGCCTTTCTCCGGGCGACGTTTTACCGCTGGGCGCAGGCGCTTCCTGAGGCAGGCCCGGAGCTGATGGCGGCGCCCGAGGTGCTGGCCGTTGGGGATCTGCACATCGAGAACTTCGGCACCTGGCGTGACGCCGAGGGACGGCTGATCTGGGGCGTGAACGACTTTGATGAGGCGTCGGCCCTGCCTTACACGAATGACCTGCTGCGGCTGGCTGTCAGCGCGAGTCTCGCCATCAGCGCCAGTAACCTGGACATCGATCACAAGGATGCTTGCGCGGCGATTCTCGAAGGCTACCGCGAGGGCTTAGACAAAGGCGGCAGACCCTTCGTGCTGGCGGAGCGACACAAGGCGCTGCGGGAACTGGCGTTTGGTCAACAGCGCGATCCTGCCCAGTACTGGCAGAAGCTTGAGGGCCTGCCGGCAGTCAGCGAATCGCCCCCTGCCGCTGTTGAAGAGGCCATACGGGCGACCTTGCCCGAAGCGGGATTAGCCTATCGGGTCGTCCGGCGTGTCGCCGGGCTCGGCAGCCTCGGCAGGCCGCGGTACGTCGCCCTCGCAGATTGGCGCGGCGGCTGTGTGGCTCGCGAAGTGAAAGCTCTGATCCCGTCGGCGGCGGCCTGGGGCCAGGTAGGAAGCTATCGAAGCGAGGTCCTCTATCAAACGATTCTCGACGCGGCGGTGCGCTGCCCGGACCCGACAGCACAGGTAAGAGAAAGCTGGTTAGTGCGCCGGCTTGCTCCTGATTGCATTAAGATTGAACTGAGTGACCTGGCCAAGTCGCGAGACATGTGGCGACTGCTCGAAGTGATGGGGAAAGAGACCGCCAACATTCACATGGGTACGGAGGGGGCCGGCTCGCTGATTAACCAGGATTTGCGCGCCCGTCCCGAGAACTGGCTACATAAAGCCGCAAAGAAGTTGGCTGAGATCACGAACCAAGATTGGGAAGAGTGGAGAAAGGTCAGCTAA
- a CDS encoding DUF4160 domain-containing protein produces MPELSRFYGIIIRMYWEAKAPHHRSHFHAYYQDEVAVFSIDPVELMAGSLPRRQQRLV; encoded by the coding sequence ATGCCAGAACTGAGCCGTTTCTATGGAATAATCATTCGCATGTACTGGGAAGCTAAGGCGCCGCATCACCGTTCCCATTTTCACGCTTACTACCAAGATGAGGTCGCGGTTTTCAGCATTGATCCAGTCGAATTAATGGCTGGTTCACTACCGAGGCGACAACAGCGGCTCGTTTAG
- a CDS encoding DUF2442 domain-containing protein: MNHPIYRVESFEVVGAYTLKVRFDDNTEQTIDFQPVLAGQLYGPLQELTLFTQVKLDPEVKTLVWPNGADFDPATLHDWPEQIEALKESAQHWELTGA, from the coding sequence ATGAATCATCCAATCTATCGCGTCGAGTCATTTGAGGTGGTCGGGGCTTATACCCTAAAAGTAAGATTCGATGACAACACGGAACAAACTATAGACTTTCAGCCGGTGCTGGCGGGTCAGTTATATGGACCATTGCAGGAACTTACTCTGTTCACTCAGGTTAAGCTCGATCCCGAAGTGAAGACGCTGGTATGGCCGAATGGGGCAGACTTTGATCCCGCAACATTGCATGATTGGCCTGAGCAAATCGAAGCCCTGAAAGAATCCGCTCAACATTGGGAATTAACCGGTGCATAA
- a CDS encoding GMC oxidoreductase has translation MADQHYTAVVIGTGFGGSMTAIPLAKKFLDRNQGETVLMIERGTWWTTPVSTVQDKEVKTRDFLARKGQPVQFWSSLNHFRGFIDLFTRCFRRKKNEDGLFDVVRLGKPGLLGLFGGQNDGVSIVRANGVGGGSLVYSNITIRPPDLIFDDLRWPTTWTPQQRSDYYELARHAIGYGISSALKARADGKIPFKGVNLPDLVVNPGLNNIVARTARLDPHWDVKPDPNNSRGIKQIHLDPGMLPGKPLPPGSTNRYWLDRARVFQTAVSQLTKDFGAVDLAIGDLTPENTPVGANEFPANYPPNPPASPPRNYCERQGRCNVGCLPGARHTLNKQLMRAILGNFDPAEPDNPLKDKPREFSNMSLEPLSEVDVIRALPAGGYEIQYDQRKEGDLSNITRKTVTADIVIVAAGCVGTTEIMLRSKQRGTLPNLSDKVGFGFSTNGDYIAFLEKTQERVSLIRGPVTTSYGHFNTTDPATGGNPAAFHTLEDQGIPPALASLLGQGVPLIRSLGKGNQGRLFVLHAILRYLWKRLRQSVRAFFTNYRERDDIFRSEEEIAANMMCVVGMGREAAVGQFRLGKSGESSLRLSRADGKKFYDDPIYGEIRKSLARLAQVIRDPADPTSEFINPFLTNTAGAFDATSIAVSHPLGGCVMGKDASQGTVDEFGRVFDTSKTGARPFYEKLYVADASVIPTALGVNPSLTIATLALRIADNIIQEL, from the coding sequence ATGGCCGATCAACATTACACGGCAGTAGTTATTGGGACTGGCTTCGGCGGCAGCATGACGGCCATCCCTTTGGCGAAAAAATTTCTGGACCGCAATCAGGGTGAGACCGTGCTGATGATCGAACGCGGCACATGGTGGACGACGCCCGTCAGCACCGTGCAGGACAAAGAGGTCAAGACCCGCGATTTCCTTGCCCGCAAAGGGCAGCCCGTGCAGTTCTGGTCGTCGCTCAACCACTTCCGTGGCTTCATTGACCTCTTCACGCGCTGCTTCCGGCGCAAGAAGAACGAGGACGGCCTCTTCGACGTCGTGCGCCTGGGAAAGCCCGGCCTGCTCGGCCTGTTCGGCGGCCAGAATGACGGCGTCAGCATCGTCCGCGCCAACGGCGTCGGCGGCGGTTCGCTGGTTTACTCCAATATCACCATTAGGCCGCCTGACTTGATTTTCGACGATCTACGCTGGCCGACGACCTGGACGCCACAACAGCGCAGCGATTACTACGAACTGGCCCGCCACGCCATCGGCTATGGCATCAGTTCGGCCTTGAAGGCGCGCGCCGATGGCAAGATCCCGTTCAAGGGCGTCAACCTTCCCGATTTAGTTGTGAATCCGGGCCTCAACAACATCGTCGCGCGCACGGCCCGCCTCGACCCGCACTGGGATGTGAAGCCCGACCCCAACAACAGCCGCGGGATCAAACAGATTCATCTTGATCCGGGCATGCTGCCGGGCAAGCCACTGCCGCCGGGTTCAACCAATCGCTACTGGCTCGACCGCGCCCGCGTCTTCCAGACGGCGGTCAGCCAGCTCACGAAAGATTTCGGCGCCGTTGACCTGGCAATCGGCGACCTTACGCCGGAAAACACGCCCGTCGGCGCCAACGAGTTCCCGGCCAACTATCCGCCCAACCCGCCCGCTAGCCCGCCGCGCAACTACTGCGAGCGGCAGGGCCGCTGCAACGTCGGCTGCCTGCCCGGCGCGCGCCACACGCTCAATAAGCAACTGATGCGCGCCATCCTCGGCAACTTCGATCCGGCGGAGCCTGACAACCCGCTGAAAGACAAGCCGCGCGAATTCTCGAACATGAGCCTTGAGCCTTTATCCGAGGTCGACGTGATCCGCGCGCTGCCGGCCGGCGGCTATGAAATCCAATACGATCAACGCAAGGAGGGCGATCTTTCCAACATCACGCGCAAGACCGTCACCGCCGACATCGTCATCGTCGCCGCCGGGTGCGTCGGCACCACCGAGATCATGCTGCGGTCGAAGCAGCGCGGCACGCTGCCCAACCTGAGCGATAAAGTCGGGTTCGGCTTCTCGACCAACGGCGACTACATCGCCTTTCTCGAAAAGACGCAAGAGCGCGTCAGCCTGATCCGCGGCCCGGTCACCACCTCTTACGGCCACTTTAATACGACCGACCCGGCGACCGGCGGCAACCCCGCCGCCTTCCACACCCTCGAAGACCAGGGCATCCCGCCGGCGCTCGCCTCGCTGCTCGGCCAGGGCGTGCCGCTGATCCGCTCGTTAGGCAAAGGCAACCAGGGCCGGCTGTTCGTCCTGCACGCCATCCTCAGGTACTTGTGGAAGCGCCTGCGGCAATCCGTCCGGGCGTTCTTCACCAACTACCGCGAGCGCGACGACATCTTCCGCTCAGAAGAAGAGATCGCTGCCAACATGATGTGTGTCGTCGGCATGGGGCGCGAGGCGGCGGTCGGGCAGTTCCGCCTCGGCAAGTCCGGCGAATCTTCATTACGCCTGTCGCGCGCCGATGGCAAGAAGTTTTACGATGACCCGATCTACGGCGAGATTCGCAAATCGCTGGCCCGCCTGGCCCAGGTCATCAGGGACCCGGCTGACCCGACGAGCGAGTTCATCAACCCGTTTCTGACGAACACAGCGGGGGCCTTTGACGCCACCTCAATCGCGGTCAGTCACCCGCTGGGCGGCTGCGTGATGGGCAAAGACGCTTCTCAAGGCACGGTGGACGAATTTGGCCGCGTCTTCGACACCTCAAAAACGGGAGCCCGCCCGTTTTATGAGAAGCTGTATGTCGCCGACGCTTCAGTGATTCCGACGGCGCTCGGCGTTAACCCTTCGCTGACAATCGCCACGCTGGCGCTCAGGATCGCCGATAACATTATTCAGGAGTTGTGA